A region from the Phycisphaerales bacterium genome encodes:
- a CDS encoding DUF4147 domain-containing protein, whose protein sequence is MMSAWQEELRAVSDRVVREVLEAVEPGWLVERSMRARAEEFVGGTWKVVAFGKASVAMVRGAAKVLGPRLLNGVVVAGDGSFDADVDEVDTGGTPGPRDWRGSLPSTFEVLFADHPRPTARNVDAARRVESFVREVSADEGLLVLVSGGGSAHLTLPMEGVSLDEIAETSSRLMRVGATIREINSVRKHVERLKGGRLAGMCNAAAIEVIVLSDVIGDPLDTIASGPCAPDPTTFAEALGVLTRYRLRDVPMCAGVVRMLERGTRGEVVETPKPGDPRYSRVRHTIVGNNTTALDAARKAVEASGFSVMDVRGGIEGDAATVAQRWVRETLQAKASASGRHAWILGGETTVDVEQSTGRGGPSQEFALAASMEIAGHEGVGVLVFSTDGVDGPTANAGAVIDGGTEDIASASGVDAARGLVNHDSARVLEAAGCVVRTGPTGTNVNHVAVLFRADRRG, encoded by the coding sequence ATGATGAGCGCGTGGCAGGAAGAACTTCGGGCAGTGTCGGATCGCGTGGTGCGCGAGGTGCTTGAGGCTGTGGAGCCGGGATGGTTGGTGGAACGCTCGATGAGAGCGAGAGCCGAGGAGTTTGTGGGGGGAACGTGGAAGGTCGTCGCGTTCGGGAAAGCGTCGGTGGCCATGGTGAGGGGTGCGGCAAAGGTGCTGGGCCCGAGGTTGTTGAACGGAGTTGTGGTAGCAGGCGATGGTTCATTCGACGCGGATGTCGATGAAGTAGACACAGGCGGGACGCCTGGGCCACGAGATTGGAGAGGATCGCTTCCTTCGACATTCGAAGTGCTGTTCGCGGATCACCCGAGGCCGACGGCACGGAACGTGGACGCGGCGCGTCGTGTGGAGTCGTTCGTGCGAGAAGTCTCGGCGGATGAGGGGCTTCTCGTGCTCGTATCCGGCGGCGGCTCGGCCCATCTGACGTTACCGATGGAAGGCGTGTCGCTCGACGAGATCGCGGAAACGTCGTCACGGTTGATGCGTGTCGGGGCGACGATCCGAGAGATCAATTCAGTGCGTAAGCACGTCGAGCGACTCAAGGGTGGGCGGCTGGCAGGGATGTGCAACGCCGCAGCGATCGAGGTGATCGTGCTCTCCGACGTGATCGGCGATCCGCTCGACACGATCGCCTCGGGGCCGTGCGCACCGGACCCGACGACTTTCGCGGAGGCGCTTGGCGTCCTCACGCGATATCGCCTGCGTGACGTCCCGATGTGTGCGGGTGTCGTGCGAATGCTCGAACGCGGCACGCGGGGCGAGGTTGTAGAGACACCCAAGCCCGGCGATCCGCGATACTCCCGCGTGCGACACACGATCGTGGGGAACAACACCACGGCACTCGACGCGGCGAGGAAGGCCGTGGAAGCGAGCGGGTTCTCGGTCATGGACGTTCGTGGCGGCATCGAGGGCGACGCGGCAACAGTCGCGCAGCGATGGGTGCGTGAGACGCTACAAGCGAAGGCTTCGGCGAGTGGTCGCCACGCGTGGATTCTGGGTGGTGAGACGACCGTTGATGTCGAACAGTCAACTGGCCGTGGCGGGCCGAGTCAGGAGTTCGCGTTGGCCGCGTCGATGGAGATCGCAGGGCATGAGGGCGTCGGCGTGTTGGTATTTTCCACCGACGGCGTGGACGGGCCGACGGCAAACGCGGGGGCGGTGATTGATGGCGGCACCGAAGATATTGCATCAGCGAGCGGAGTCGATGCGGCACGCGGACTTGTGAATCACGATTCGGCAAGGGTGCTCGAGGCTGCCGGTTGCGTGGTTCGGACAGGGCCGACAGGGACAAATGTGAACCACGTGGCGGTGCTGTTTCGCGCGGATCGACGCGGATAA